In one Gossypium hirsutum isolate 1008001.06 chromosome D09, Gossypium_hirsutum_v2.1, whole genome shotgun sequence genomic region, the following are encoded:
- the LOC107931354 gene encoding methyl-CpG-binding domain protein 4-like protein isoform X1 produces MPKSKKIEGQRLVMKERIVGDNESDAIGGKEIRNLDHAVSQFVYEGDHGEEKVLKEPEIVRKRNGKRKKGYVQVRKVSPYFQGNCERQLKSITQVVYKGCSNEKLLKEGENFSKQNRKQRRMDAEVVKVSPYFQSSEEKQKKTSENQKIKPRVLKQSPYFQKNNESLRKPRKTDEVKPLLSASQKRDEAYQRKTVDNTWIPPRSDAPLLQEDHTHDPWRVLVICMLLNRTTGNQTRKVLSDFFTVCPDAKTATEVATEEIEKAIKTLGLQRKRAEMIQRMSQEYLWKEWTHVTELYGVGKYAADAYAIFCTGKGDRVTPTDHMLNHYWNFLYGPKNTSI; encoded by the exons ATGCCGAAGTCGAAGAAAATTGAAGGGCAGAGACTAGTGATGAAGGAAAGAATTGTAGGTGACAATGAAAGTGATGCCATTGGGGGCAAAGAGATTAGAAATCTTGATCATGCGGTTTCCCAATTTGTATACGAGGGCGATCATGGTGAGGAAAAGGTCTTGAAGGAACCTGAGATTGTGCGCAAAAGGAATGGAAAGAGGAAGAAAGGATATGTGCAAGTACGAAAGGTTTCACCGTATTTTCAAGGCAACTGTGAAAGGCAGCTCAAGTCCATTACGCAAGTTGTGTACAAAGGTTGTAGTAATGAAAAGCTTTTGAAGGAAGGGGAAAACTTTAGCAAACAGAATAGAAAGCAGAGGAGAATGGATGCGGAAGTTGTAAAGGTCTCTCCTTATTTCCAGTCAAGCGAAGAAAAGCAAAAGAAGACGAGTGagaatcagaaaataaaacccaGAGTGTTGAAACAGTCCCCCTATTTTCAGAAGAACAATGAAAGCTTGAGAAAACCAAGGAAGACGGATGAAGTTAAACCTTTACTTTCTGCTTCTCAGAAGAGAGATGAGGCTTACCAAAGAAAAACTGTCGATAATACATGGATCCCTCCTCGTTCTGATGCTCCACTTCTCCAAGAGGATCATACACATGACCCCTGGAGGGTCTTGGTTATATGTATGCTTCTCAATAGAACAACTGGGAACCAG ACTAGAAAAGTATTATCTGATTTCTTCACTGTGTGCCCTGATGCAAAAACGGCCACTGAGGTTGCCACTGAGGAGATAGAAAAGGCTATAAAAACTCTTGGTCTTCAAAGAAAGCGGGCAGAGATGATACAACGAATGTCTCAGGAATATTTATGGAAGGAATGGACTCATGTGACTGAGCTGTACGGTGTCGGAAA GTATGCTGCAGATGCATATGCGATATTCTGTACTGGAAAAGGGGATAGAGTAACGCCCACCGATCATATGCTTAACCATTATTGGAACTTTCTCTATGGACCCAAGAATACTTCAATATAG
- the LOC107931354 gene encoding uncharacterized protein isoform X2, translated as MPKSKKIEGQRLVMKERIVGDNESDAIGGKEIRNLDHAVSQFVYEGDHGEEKVLKEPEIVRKRNGKRKKGYVQVRKVSPYFQGNCERQLKSITQVVYKGCSNEKLLKEGENFSKQNRKQRRMDAEVVKVSPYFQSSEEKQKKTSENQKIKPRVLKQSPYFQKNNESLRKPRKTDEVKPLLSASQKRDEAYQRKTVDNTWIPPRSDAPLLQEDHTHDPWRVLVICMLLNRTTGNQFKGQHFPEVFCNKAGFYIKKLYLLWPLIKIDLHCEVMFLFVIEGLKLGFENKRNNDRKKCSVFVWFVRGLCFNKPALG; from the exons ATGCCGAAGTCGAAGAAAATTGAAGGGCAGAGACTAGTGATGAAGGAAAGAATTGTAGGTGACAATGAAAGTGATGCCATTGGGGGCAAAGAGATTAGAAATCTTGATCATGCGGTTTCCCAATTTGTATACGAGGGCGATCATGGTGAGGAAAAGGTCTTGAAGGAACCTGAGATTGTGCGCAAAAGGAATGGAAAGAGGAAGAAAGGATATGTGCAAGTACGAAAGGTTTCACCGTATTTTCAAGGCAACTGTGAAAGGCAGCTCAAGTCCATTACGCAAGTTGTGTACAAAGGTTGTAGTAATGAAAAGCTTTTGAAGGAAGGGGAAAACTTTAGCAAACAGAATAGAAAGCAGAGGAGAATGGATGCGGAAGTTGTAAAGGTCTCTCCTTATTTCCAGTCAAGCGAAGAAAAGCAAAAGAAGACGAGTGagaatcagaaaataaaacccaGAGTGTTGAAACAGTCCCCCTATTTTCAGAAGAACAATGAAAGCTTGAGAAAACCAAGGAAGACGGATGAAGTTAAACCTTTACTTTCTGCTTCTCAGAAGAGAGATGAGGCTTACCAAAGAAAAACTGTCGATAATACATGGATCCCTCCTCGTTCTGATGCTCCACTTCTCCAAGAGGATCATACACATGACCCCTGGAGGGTCTTGGTTATATGTATGCTTCTCAATAGAACAACTGGGAACCAG TTCAAGGGGCAGCACTTTCCTGAGGTATTCTGTAACAAGGCTGGTTTTTACATAAAGAAACTATACTTGTTATGGCCCCTAATCAAAATAGATCTCCATTGTGAAGTTATGTTTTTGTTTGTAATTGAAGGCTTGAAGCTGGGGTTTGAGAACAAAAGAAATAATGACCGAAAAAAGTGCAGTGTTTTTGTGTGGTTTGTGAGAGGGCTATGTTTCAATAAGCCTGCCTTAGGCTAA
- the LOC107931302 gene encoding two-pore potassium channel 3, with product MVIQFQSNMDQPLLPKILQSTPPHLITNDAIIPIIPTPSTSYVNLLANLKNHKTRLTRRSHSAPSVFTDVREPFQGRKPSEKSTPFIVRQAFIWLIIYILTGILMFLTSESFKGTETFKPVDALYFIVVTLCTIGYGDIVPNSTFTKLFTCFFILIGFGFIDILLNGLVTYICDRQESVLLSTVDENQFNTMVQTYMIDKAKGRMRIRMKVSLALVVVVGCIAIGTVAVHFLENLDWVNSFYLAVTSVTTVGYGDFSFETLTGRCFAVLWLLVSTLAVARAFLYLTELRIEKRNRKIAKWVLQKKMTLGDLVAADLDNDGSVSKSEFIIYKLKEMGKIAEKDILQICDQFDALDNSNCGKITVADLMDSS from the exons ATGGTCATACAATTTCAAAGCAATATGGATCAACCATTACTCCCCAAAATACTCCAATCCACCCCGCCACATCTCATCACCAATGATGCCATCATCCCTATCATCCCAACACCAAGTACTTCCTATGTTAATCTCCTTGCCAACTTGAAAAACCACAAAACCAGACTCACCCGTCGTTCACACTCGGCACCCTCCGTTTTCACCGACGTTAGGGAACCATTTCAAGGCCGAAAACCGTCTGAGAAATCGACTCCTTTCATCGTTCGTCAAGCCTTCATTTGGctcatcatatacatattaaccGGTATACTAATGTTTTTAACAAGTGAAAGTTTCAAAGGCACCGAAACTTTCAAACCCGTGGATGCCTTATACTTCATTGTGGTCACGCTATGCACAATTGGATATGGTGATATCGTCCCCAACTCAACATTCACTAAGCTTTTCACTTGTTTCTTCATACTAATCGGCTTTGGATTCATTGATATATTGCTCAACGGATTAGTTACTTACATTTGTGACCGACAAGAATCGGTTCTTTTAAGCACGGTCGATGAGAATCAATTCAACACAATGGTTCAAACATACATGATAGATAAAGCCAAAGGAAGAATGAGAATCCGAATGAAAGTAAGCTTAGCATTAGTAGTCGTCGTTGGGTGCATCGCCATCGGCACGGTAGCCGtccattttttggaaaatttggaTTGGGTTAATAGCTTTTATCTCGCTGTTACATCAGTGACAACCGTTGGTTATGGTGATTTTTCTTTTGAAACGTTAACGGGGAGGTGTTTTGCTGTCCTGTGGTTGCTTGTAAGCACGTTAGCTGTTGCGAGGGCTTTCCTTTACTTAACTGAGTTGAGGATtgagaaaagaaatagaaaaattgcGAAATGGGTTCTTCAGAAGAAGATGACACTAGGAGATTTGGTTGCTGCAGACCTCGACAATGATGGATCCGTCAG TAAATCTGAATTTATAATCTACAAGCTTAAGGAGATGGGGAAAATTGCAGAGAAAGACATTCTGCAGATCTGTGACCAGTTTGATGCACTAGACAATAGCAATTGTGGGAAAATCACAGTTGCTGATCTCATGGATAGTAGCTAA